One region of Anaeromyxobacter paludicola genomic DNA includes:
- the glnE gene encoding bifunctional [glutamate--ammonia ligase]-adenylyl-L-tyrosine phosphorylase/[glutamate--ammonia-ligase] adenylyltransferase, which produces MTPGPLSHLDPALPPLEPSPASAERLDRLARRFPDAAPAFAELARRAPDPDLALAGVERYADAAAALPAEPDLREALVLLCGSSRLAARLLALHPGLLRRTARSPWLTRPRAEASLRRLLARAARGLAPGDGAGFDRLLRRVRAREVLRISLRDLRRAPMREVTAELSGLALACTDAAIRFHDRRLRTRHGPPAGLEAREPGAGFCALAMGKLGANELNFSSDVDLIYVYGQDGETADGTTHFAYFAKLAEAVTESMARPTEEGFVFRVDLNLRPDGRSGPIVNGVRAAELYYQSFGRSWERNALLKARPGAGDLAVGDELLGLLEGFVWRRSLDLGVLGEIQAMKARIDARAGAEGRDDLKLGKGGIREAEFFVSALQLVHGGRPGGERLRERAVLPAADRLLYAGVLQARDRDALADAYLFLRRAEHRVQMIEGAQVHRLPEGEERRLVARAMGFPSVAAFEEALGLHRDRVAALFAGLLGVESRPPLDPELALLADPQVEPERRSAIAAKRGLADPDRALAAIDALARRRTPFSPLGDPAQAVDLLAEALATPDPDQALSHLSEFAAALRSPEAYFRLLAEHRRVARLLLSLFGTSDFLSKRFLRHPELLDGLLREDQVSLVKSRAELAAEADERLALHGPDLQIDERVERRLGELRRLKNEEVLRVAIHDIAGTLRLADVAAQLTAVAEVCLERALSLAEEEAREKGRAAPGRLCVVAMGKLGGAELGYHSDLDLIFLYPEGEEEQHAGYARLAQRLMSFLQVPLREGVLYKIDTRLRPSGNQGALVTSASGFARYHTGKGGGEEPVRSQLWERQALIRARPVAGDVAAFERVRQTVLDEVVYGEPGDVGALAAEIRRMRERIEAEIGQERERGKNPKAGRGGLIDVEFAVQYLQLAHGHAFPELRVPSTPLALERLRAAGLLREGPHEALSRGYEFLRRLELRLRIVHDYTIDHLPRGGRALAQLARRLGYAGDDPGERLLADYGRVTERVRAAFDEVTR; this is translated from the coding sequence ATGACGCCCGGCCCCCTCTCCCACCTCGATCCCGCCCTGCCCCCGCTCGAGCCCTCCCCCGCCTCGGCGGAGCGGCTCGATCGCCTCGCGCGCCGCTTCCCCGACGCCGCCCCGGCGTTCGCCGAGCTGGCGCGCCGCGCGCCCGATCCCGACCTGGCGCTCGCGGGGGTGGAGCGGTACGCCGACGCGGCGGCCGCGCTCCCCGCCGAGCCCGACCTGCGCGAGGCCCTGGTGCTGCTCTGCGGCAGCTCCCGCCTCGCCGCCCGCCTGCTCGCGCTCCACCCCGGGCTCCTGCGCCGGACCGCCCGCTCGCCCTGGCTCACCCGGCCGCGCGCGGAGGCCTCCCTGCGCCGGCTCCTGGCGCGGGCCGCCCGCGGGCTCGCGCCGGGCGACGGGGCCGGCTTCGACCGGCTGCTCCGCCGCGTGCGGGCCCGCGAGGTCCTGCGCATCTCGCTGCGCGACCTGCGCCGGGCGCCGATGCGCGAGGTGACCGCCGAGCTCTCCGGCCTCGCCCTCGCCTGCACCGACGCCGCGATCCGCTTCCACGACCGCCGCCTCCGGACGCGGCACGGGCCGCCCGCGGGGCTCGAGGCCCGCGAGCCGGGCGCCGGCTTCTGCGCGCTCGCCATGGGCAAGCTCGGCGCCAACGAGCTCAACTTCTCCTCCGACGTGGACCTCATCTACGTCTACGGCCAGGACGGCGAGACCGCCGACGGCACCACCCACTTCGCCTACTTCGCCAAGCTGGCCGAGGCGGTGACCGAGTCGATGGCGCGCCCCACCGAGGAGGGCTTCGTCTTCCGGGTGGACCTCAACCTGCGGCCCGACGGGCGCAGCGGCCCCATCGTCAACGGGGTCCGCGCGGCCGAGCTCTACTACCAGTCGTTCGGCCGGAGCTGGGAGCGGAACGCGCTCCTCAAGGCGCGCCCCGGCGCGGGCGACCTCGCGGTCGGCGACGAGCTCCTCGGGCTGCTCGAGGGGTTCGTCTGGCGGCGCTCGCTCGACCTCGGCGTGCTCGGCGAGATCCAGGCCATGAAGGCGCGCATCGACGCCCGCGCCGGCGCCGAGGGCAGGGACGACCTGAAGCTCGGCAAGGGCGGCATCCGCGAGGCCGAGTTCTTCGTCTCGGCGCTGCAGCTCGTCCACGGCGGCCGCCCCGGCGGCGAGCGGCTGCGCGAGCGGGCGGTGCTGCCGGCCGCCGACCGGCTGCTCTACGCCGGCGTGCTCCAGGCCCGGGACCGGGACGCGCTCGCCGACGCCTACCTCTTCCTGCGCCGGGCCGAGCACCGGGTGCAGATGATCGAGGGGGCGCAGGTGCACCGGCTGCCGGAGGGCGAGGAGCGGCGGCTCGTGGCCCGCGCCATGGGCTTCCCGTCGGTGGCCGCCTTCGAGGAGGCGCTCGGCCTGCACCGCGACCGGGTGGCGGCGCTCTTCGCCGGGCTGCTCGGGGTGGAGAGCCGCCCGCCGCTGGACCCGGAGCTGGCCCTCCTCGCCGACCCGCAGGTCGAGCCGGAGCGGCGCTCCGCCATCGCGGCGAAGCGCGGCCTCGCCGACCCCGACCGCGCGCTCGCCGCCATCGACGCCCTGGCGCGGCGGCGCACCCCCTTCTCGCCGCTCGGGGACCCTGCCCAGGCGGTGGACCTGCTGGCCGAGGCGCTCGCCACGCCCGATCCCGACCAGGCGCTCTCGCACCTCTCCGAGTTCGCCGCGGCGCTCCGCTCGCCGGAGGCCTACTTCCGGCTCCTCGCCGAGCACCGGCGCGTGGCCCGGCTGCTGCTGTCGCTCTTCGGCACCTCCGACTTCCTCTCCAAGCGCTTCCTGCGCCACCCCGAGCTCCTCGACGGCCTCCTGCGCGAGGACCAGGTCTCGCTCGTGAAGAGCCGCGCCGAGCTCGCCGCCGAGGCGGACGAGCGGCTCGCGCTCCACGGCCCCGACCTCCAGATCGACGAGCGGGTCGAGCGCCGGCTGGGCGAGCTGCGCCGCCTCAAGAACGAGGAGGTGCTCCGGGTCGCCATCCACGACATCGCCGGGACGCTCCGGCTCGCCGACGTCGCCGCCCAGCTCACCGCGGTGGCCGAGGTCTGCCTCGAGCGGGCGCTCTCGCTCGCCGAGGAGGAGGCCCGCGAGAAGGGGCGCGCCGCGCCCGGCCGGCTGTGCGTGGTGGCCATGGGCAAGCTCGGCGGCGCGGAGCTCGGCTACCACTCCGACCTCGACCTCATCTTCCTCTACCCCGAGGGGGAGGAGGAGCAGCACGCCGGCTACGCCCGGCTGGCGCAGCGGCTCATGTCCTTCCTGCAGGTGCCGCTGCGGGAGGGCGTCCTCTACAAGATCGACACGCGGCTGCGCCCCTCGGGCAACCAGGGCGCCCTCGTGACCAGCGCGAGCGGCTTCGCCCGCTACCACACCGGCAAGGGCGGCGGAGAGGAGCCGGTGCGGAGCCAGCTCTGGGAGCGGCAGGCCCTCATCCGCGCCCGCCCGGTGGCGGGCGACGTGGCCGCCTTCGAGCGGGTGCGCCAGACCGTGCTCGACGAGGTGGTCTACGGCGAGCCGGGCGACGTGGGCGCGCTCGCCGCCGAGATCCGGCGCATGCGCGAGCGGATCGAGGCCGAGATCGGCCAGGAGCGGGAGCGGGGGAAGAACCCCAAGGCGGGTCGCGGCGGCCTCATCGACGTGGAGTTCGCGGTGCAGTACCTGCAGCTCGCCCACGGGCACGCCTTCCCGGAGCTGCGGGTCCCCTCCACGCCGCTCGCGCTCGAGCGGCTGCGCGCCGCGGGCCTCCTCCGGGAGGGGCCGCACGAAGCGTTGTCGCGGGGTTACGAGTTCCTGCGCCGGCTCGAGCTCCGCCTCCGGATCGTGCACGACTACACCATCGACCACCTCCCGCGGGGCGGCCGGGCCCTGGCGCAGCTGGCCCGCCGGCTCGGCTACGCGGGGGACGACCCGGGAGAGCGGCTCCTCGCCGACTACGGGCGGGTGACCGAGCGGGTCCGCGCTGCGTTCGACGAGGTCACGCGGTAG
- a CDS encoding APC family permease, producing MSDLHAPASPPPQPPRSRLRRILFGAPRNIQDPSTYHSISLIAFLAWVGLGADGLSSSAYGPDEAFRALGSHHYLGVALALATAVTVFVISVAYSQIIKRFPFGGGGYVVASHLLGPRFGVVSGSALLVDYVLTISVSIASGANQVFSVLPPHWAPYKLVIEAAVIGLLVIMNLRGVRESVTILTPIFGLFLLTHVILIVGGIATHATEIPRVAGEVHEGFRSGLATLGVAGLFGLFVRAYSMGGGTYTGIEAVSNGLQIMREPKVETARRTMVYMSISLAATAGGILLLYMLFHIAPEGDKTMNAILLERWAGGFRLGALPVGTWFTWLTLSAEAALLFVAAQAGFIDGPRVMANMATDSWLPHRFAQISDRLTMQDGVLLMGGASLAALLYTRGDITALVTMYSINVFVTFSLSQAAMVRYWTGRRGESGRKRGLVIHSVALALCLGILAGTVYEKAEQGGWLTIVATSVVVVLCFVIRRHYLEVKKNLTRLNEIMNALPAHPTGEHARLDPKLPTAVMMVGGYSGLGIHALLTVQRLFPGHFKNYVFVSVGVIDSATMKGVEEVDQVKEKTEGSLRRYVDLARRLGLAADYRMAVGTEAVTEAEQLAIQIARDFPRTVFFAGKLVFEQERWFQRLLHNETAYQLQRRLQFAGLNAMVLPVRVMSQAA from the coding sequence ATGAGCGACCTACACGCCCCCGCGTCCCCGCCCCCGCAGCCCCCCCGCTCGCGCCTGCGCCGGATCCTGTTCGGCGCGCCCCGCAACATCCAGGACCCGAGCACCTACCACAGCATCTCGCTCATCGCCTTCCTGGCCTGGGTGGGGCTCGGCGCCGACGGCCTCTCCTCCTCGGCCTACGGTCCGGACGAGGCCTTCCGCGCGCTCGGCAGCCACCACTACCTCGGCGTCGCGCTCGCGCTCGCGACGGCGGTGACGGTCTTCGTCATCTCCGTCGCCTACTCGCAGATCATCAAGCGCTTCCCCTTCGGCGGCGGCGGGTACGTGGTCGCGAGCCACCTGCTCGGGCCGCGCTTCGGCGTGGTCTCGGGGTCGGCGCTCCTCGTGGACTACGTCCTCACCATCTCGGTGTCGATCGCGAGCGGCGCGAACCAGGTCTTCAGCGTCCTGCCGCCCCACTGGGCGCCCTACAAGCTCGTCATCGAGGCCGCGGTCATCGGCCTGCTCGTGATCATGAACCTGCGCGGCGTGCGCGAGTCGGTCACCATCCTGACGCCGATCTTCGGGCTGTTCCTGCTCACCCACGTCATCCTCATCGTCGGCGGCATCGCCACCCACGCGACGGAGATCCCGCGGGTCGCCGGCGAGGTCCACGAGGGCTTCCGGAGCGGGCTCGCCACGCTCGGGGTCGCGGGCCTCTTCGGCCTGTTCGTGCGGGCCTACTCCATGGGCGGCGGCACCTACACCGGCATCGAGGCGGTCTCGAACGGCCTGCAGATCATGCGCGAGCCCAAGGTGGAGACCGCCCGGCGGACGATGGTCTACATGTCGATCTCCCTGGCCGCCACGGCCGGCGGGATCCTCCTCCTCTACATGCTGTTCCACATCGCGCCGGAGGGGGACAAGACGATGAACGCCATCCTCCTCGAGCGCTGGGCCGGCGGCTTCCGGCTGGGCGCCCTGCCGGTCGGGACCTGGTTCACCTGGCTCACGCTGTCGGCCGAGGCGGCCCTCCTCTTCGTGGCCGCGCAGGCCGGCTTCATCGACGGCCCCCGCGTGATGGCCAACATGGCCACCGACTCCTGGCTGCCGCACCGCTTCGCCCAGATCTCCGACCGGCTCACCATGCAGGACGGCGTGCTGCTCATGGGCGGCGCCTCGCTGGCCGCGCTCCTCTACACGCGCGGCGACATCACCGCCCTCGTCACGATGTACTCCATCAACGTCTTCGTGACCTTCTCGCTCTCGCAGGCCGCCATGGTGCGCTACTGGACCGGCCGCCGCGGCGAGAGCGGGCGCAAGCGGGGCCTCGTCATCCACTCGGTGGCGCTGGCGCTCTGCCTCGGCATCCTCGCCGGCACGGTCTACGAGAAGGCCGAGCAGGGGGGCTGGCTCACCATCGTCGCCACCAGCGTGGTGGTGGTGCTCTGCTTCGTCATCCGGCGGCACTACCTCGAGGTGAAGAAGAACCTCACCCGCCTCAACGAGATCATGAACGCGCTCCCGGCGCACCCGACCGGCGAGCACGCCCGCCTCGACCCGAAGCTCCCCACCGCGGTGATGATGGTGGGCGGCTACTCCGGGCTCGGCATCCACGCGCTCCTCACCGTCCAGCGGCTGTTCCCCGGGCACTTCAAGAACTACGTCTTCGTGTCGGTGGGCGTCATCGACTCGGCGACCATGAAGGGGGTGGAGGAGGTGGATCAGGTGAAGGAGAAGACCGAGGGCAGCCTGCGGCGGTACGTGGACCTGGCGCGGCGGCTCGGGCTGGCCGCCGACTACCGCATGGCGGTCGGGACCGAGGCGGTCACCGAGGCCGAGCAGCTCGCCATCCAGATCGCGCGCGACTTCCCGCGCACCGTCTTCTTCGCCGGCAAGCTGGTGTTCGAGCAGGAGCGGTGGTTCCAGCGGCTGCTCCACAACGAGACCGCCTACCAGCTGCAGCGGCGGCTCCAGTTCGCCGGCCTCAACGCCATGGTCCTGCCGGTGCGGGTGATGTCCCAGGCCGCATGA
- a CDS encoding patatin-like phospholipase family protein, whose product MIPGADLDALRAKLRPFEEAELALLRSVVSRPAWLAEPEEAAIRYALNLARITLLRTPDGDLDLEELLDPFRQELQSIVEPLLLRAGGVDRAGAARLAPHLGARALAWRQRLLQAFPDRLPPELLDREVCERALVLVCGGGGGVSWAYLGAFALLEQYGLVPRLLAGASMGATLLLFRARRIHYAEEDLREVVSKLTFRSVFRFLETESRYALPGAARLYLREAIGEFLRAPGGRPLRLADLPIPLLVTVTGIRAGALPHDPGFYEHLLDLTGRMPRPHVVKRAVTDLRTALTELVRQRDRFARVYLGGDDETAAFDAVDAVGFSSSLPGVIHYDVLRDDERMHRLLEDLFRRHELFRLMDGGISDNLPARAAFDVVHRGALGTRNAFVLALDAFGPKLTHPLWFTLQQLVAQNVARNRPFIGHAKSFQKVLSPVEVIPAPAHLERAIQWGKEELLPEMPLIARMCRPFRRPAAGRGLAGGPAPSGA is encoded by the coding sequence ATGATCCCCGGCGCGGACCTCGACGCGCTCCGCGCCAAGCTCCGCCCCTTCGAGGAGGCGGAGCTGGCGCTGCTCCGGAGCGTGGTCTCCCGCCCCGCCTGGCTCGCCGAGCCGGAGGAGGCGGCCATCCGCTACGCGCTCAACCTGGCGCGGATCACCCTGCTGCGGACGCCGGACGGCGACCTCGACCTCGAGGAGCTGCTCGACCCCTTCCGCCAGGAGCTCCAGTCGATCGTCGAGCCGCTGCTCCTGCGCGCGGGCGGCGTGGACCGCGCCGGCGCCGCCCGGCTGGCGCCGCACCTCGGGGCGCGCGCGCTCGCCTGGCGGCAGCGGCTGCTGCAGGCCTTCCCCGACCGGCTCCCGCCCGAGCTCCTCGACCGCGAGGTCTGCGAGCGGGCGCTGGTGCTCGTCTGCGGGGGAGGCGGCGGCGTCTCCTGGGCCTACCTGGGCGCGTTCGCGCTCCTCGAGCAGTACGGGCTCGTGCCGCGGCTCCTCGCCGGGGCGAGCATGGGCGCGACGCTGCTCCTGTTCCGCGCCCGGCGGATCCACTACGCCGAGGAGGACCTGCGCGAGGTGGTCTCGAAGCTCACCTTCCGCAGCGTCTTCCGCTTCCTCGAGACCGAGTCGCGCTACGCGCTGCCGGGCGCGGCGCGCCTCTACCTGCGCGAGGCCATCGGCGAGTTCCTGCGCGCGCCCGGCGGGCGGCCGCTCCGGCTCGCCGACCTCCCCATCCCGCTCCTGGTCACCGTGACCGGCATCCGCGCCGGGGCCCTCCCCCACGACCCCGGCTTCTACGAGCACCTGCTCGACCTCACCGGCCGGATGCCGCGGCCGCACGTGGTGAAGCGCGCCGTCACCGACCTGCGCACCGCGCTCACCGAGCTCGTGCGGCAGCGCGACCGCTTCGCCCGCGTCTACCTGGGCGGCGACGACGAGACCGCGGCCTTCGACGCGGTGGACGCGGTCGGCTTCTCCTCCTCCCTGCCGGGCGTCATCCACTACGACGTCCTGCGGGACGACGAGCGGATGCACCGGCTGCTCGAGGACCTCTTCCGGCGCCACGAGCTCTTCCGGCTCATGGACGGCGGCATCTCCGACAACCTGCCCGCCCGCGCCGCCTTCGACGTGGTCCACCGCGGCGCCCTCGGCACCCGCAACGCCTTCGTCCTCGCGCTCGACGCCTTCGGGCCCAAGCTCACCCACCCGCTCTGGTTCACCCTGCAGCAGCTCGTGGCGCAGAACGTGGCCCGGAACCGGCCGTTCATCGGCCACGCCAAGAGCTTCCAGAAGGTGCTGTCGCCGGTCGAGGTCATCCCGGCGCCGGCGCACCTCGAGCGCGCCATCCAGTGGGGCAAGGAGGAGCTCCTGCCGGAGATGCCGCTCATCGCGCGCATGTGCCGGCCCTTCCGCCGGCCGGCGGCCGGGCGGGGGCTCGCCGGTGGCCCCGCGCCGTCCGGCGCGTGA
- a CDS encoding branched-chain amino acid transaminase, whose translation MMKADKIWMDGKLVAWDQAQVHVLTHALHYGLGVFEGIRAYKTADGRSAVFRLREHVQRLADSAHILMMPLPFSVEALSEACVEVLKANRMPEAYLRPLAFSGYGTLGVGAQNPTQVVIAAWPWGAYLSDEGLAKGIRAKVSSFTRMHVNVNMVRAKVSGQYVNSILANREAVLAGYDEAILLDTDGYVAEGSGENIYIVKDGTIFTPPLSSPVLAGITRDSVLRIARDQGVPVVEQKFTRDTMYIADELFMTGTAAEVTPVREVDNRRIGKGEPGPVTRALQSGFFRAVKGEDPKYRDWLSFYQA comes from the coding sequence ATGATGAAGGCGGACAAGATCTGGATGGACGGCAAGCTCGTGGCCTGGGACCAGGCGCAGGTGCACGTGCTCACCCACGCGCTCCACTACGGTCTCGGGGTGTTCGAGGGCATCCGGGCCTACAAGACCGCCGACGGCCGCTCCGCCGTATTCCGCCTGCGCGAGCACGTCCAGCGGCTCGCCGACTCGGCGCACATCCTCATGATGCCCCTGCCCTTCTCGGTGGAGGCGCTCTCCGAGGCCTGCGTCGAGGTGCTCAAGGCCAACCGGATGCCGGAGGCCTACCTGCGGCCGCTCGCCTTCTCCGGCTACGGCACGCTCGGCGTCGGCGCGCAGAACCCGACCCAGGTCGTGATCGCCGCCTGGCCGTGGGGCGCCTACCTCTCCGACGAGGGGCTCGCCAAGGGGATCCGCGCCAAAGTCTCCTCCTTCACGCGCATGCACGTGAACGTGAACATGGTCCGCGCCAAGGTGAGCGGGCAGTACGTGAACTCGATCCTCGCCAACCGCGAGGCGGTGCTCGCCGGCTACGACGAGGCCATCCTGCTCGACACCGACGGCTACGTGGCCGAGGGCTCGGGCGAGAACATCTACATCGTGAAGGACGGGACCATCTTCACCCCGCCGCTCTCCTCCCCGGTGCTCGCCGGCATCACCCGCGACTCGGTGCTCCGCATCGCCCGCGACCAGGGCGTGCCGGTGGTCGAGCAGAAGTTCACGCGCGACACCATGTACATCGCCGACGAGCTGTTCATGACCGGGACGGCGGCGGAGGTCACCCCCGTGCGGGAGGTGGACAACCGGCGCATCGGCAAGGGCGAGCCCGGTCCGGTCACCCGCGCCCTGCAGTCCGGCTTCTTCCGGGCGGTGAAGGGCGAGGACCCCAAGTACCGGGACTGGCTGAGCTTCTACCAGGCGTAG
- a CDS encoding Fic family protein, producing MRSRYIDIDDRSQDLADLLREEPGLRAELERMYELSWLYHENALEGAVYTAQELSQALQHQPVSDSISIAAHREIRNHKAAIDLVRAEAAAKKPKVNLTLAKRIYETLGQGFESRQVAEFRKEMPLHRAYFHEIAQPAKIQPMLAKLFELVETTDFRGAHPIQQASRIHHGFMQAYPFTEGSGKVARLLGNLYLLHAGLQPCVIHAIDRQRYYDSLKQPEPVLRDLVLEAIENGIANAEKLVRQAREERRRQAR from the coding sequence ATGCGGAGCCGGTACATCGACATCGACGATCGCAGCCAGGACCTCGCCGACCTCCTGCGCGAGGAGCCCGGCCTCCGCGCCGAGCTCGAGCGGATGTACGAGCTGTCGTGGCTCTACCACGAGAACGCGCTCGAGGGCGCCGTCTACACCGCCCAGGAGCTCTCGCAGGCGCTGCAGCACCAGCCGGTGAGCGACTCGATCTCGATCGCCGCCCACCGCGAGATCCGGAACCACAAGGCGGCCATCGACCTCGTCCGGGCCGAGGCGGCGGCGAAGAAGCCCAAGGTGAACCTCACCCTGGCGAAGCGGATCTACGAGACGCTCGGCCAGGGCTTCGAGAGCCGGCAGGTGGCCGAGTTCCGCAAGGAGATGCCGCTCCACCGGGCCTACTTCCACGAGATCGCCCAGCCGGCGAAGATCCAGCCGATGCTCGCGAAGCTGTTCGAGCTCGTCGAGACCACCGACTTCCGCGGCGCCCACCCGATCCAGCAGGCCTCCCGGATCCACCACGGGTTCATGCAGGCCTACCCCTTCACCGAGGGCTCCGGGAAGGTGGCGCGCCTGCTCGGGAACCTGTACCTGCTCCACGCCGGCCTGCAGCCCTGCGTCATCCACGCCATCGACCGCCAGCGCTACTACGACTCGCTCAAGCAGCCCGAGCCGGTGCTCCGCGATCTCGTGCTCGAGGCGATCGAGAACGGGATCGCGAACGCGGAGAAGCTCGTCCGGCAGGCCCGCGAGGAGCGGCGCCGGCAGGCCCGCTAG
- a CDS encoding deoxyribonuclease IV: MILGAHEGIAGGVSTAFARAEADGADCLQIFTRNARGWAAKPLDPEEVARFRAEAARTGKPTAAHCTYLVNLCSGDAEIRRKSWDGLADELGRCEALGVPSLVFHPGSCEDEPLGLRLVAEGMTEALERSPGRSRLLLETTAGQGASLGWRFEHLAAIREAVPAKLRRRVGVCVDTCHLHAAGYDLLTEEGYEATFAELDRTLGLGLVQAFHLNDSKKGRGCRVDRHEHIGDGALGTEPFRRLVNDPRFADVPAFLETELRFKENLEVLRSLLR, translated from the coding sequence ATGATCCTGGGCGCCCATGAAGGCATCGCCGGAGGGGTCTCCACCGCGTTCGCGCGGGCCGAGGCCGACGGCGCCGACTGCCTGCAGATCTTCACGCGCAACGCCCGCGGCTGGGCGGCGAAGCCGCTCGACCCCGAGGAGGTGGCCCGGTTCCGGGCCGAGGCGGCGCGCACCGGCAAGCCGACGGCGGCGCACTGCACCTACCTCGTGAACCTCTGCTCCGGCGACGCCGAGATCCGGCGCAAGAGCTGGGACGGGCTCGCCGACGAGCTCGGGCGGTGCGAGGCGCTCGGCGTCCCGTCGCTCGTGTTCCACCCGGGGAGCTGCGAGGACGAGCCGCTGGGGCTGCGGCTCGTCGCCGAGGGGATGACCGAGGCGCTGGAGCGCTCCCCCGGCAGGTCCCGGCTGCTCCTCGAGACCACCGCCGGCCAGGGCGCCTCGCTCGGGTGGCGCTTCGAGCACCTCGCCGCCATCCGCGAGGCGGTGCCCGCGAAGCTCCGCCGGCGCGTCGGCGTCTGCGTGGACACCTGCCACCTGCACGCCGCCGGCTACGACCTCCTCACCGAGGAGGGCTACGAGGCGACCTTCGCCGAGCTCGACCGGACCCTCGGGCTCGGGCTCGTGCAGGCGTTCCACCTCAACGACAGCAAGAAGGGGCGCGGCTGCCGGGTGGACCGTCACGAGCACATCGGGGACGGCGCGCTCGGCACGGAGCCCTTCCGAAGGCTCGTGAACGACCCCCGCTTCGCCGACGTCCCCGCCTTCCTCGAGACCGAGCTCCGCTTCAAGGAGAACCTCGAGGTGCTGCGCTCGCTGCTGCGATGA
- a CDS encoding DHH family phosphoesterase yields MTPASRSRSRPRPRPRPARPARGSAEARRAEGQRAKLDRLVAFAKGRRRALVLTHDNPDPDALAAAVALAYILEKLAGVRAQVAYGGIVGRAENRAFLRVLRLPVTPISRVVFAEHDLICMVDTQPEQGNHSLPARHFPDVVIDHHPERPETRNVRFADVGGRLGATSTVLTEYIRASGLPLPPSIATALYYGIKADTRDLGRETTPPDVASYLWLFPQVDKEALAAIEHPRLPIEYFRLYHTAIERAQVYDAAVVCDVGSIYSPDMVAEVAERFLFLGEVKWSLAWADYEGQLFFSLRTSDRRMNAGRLIREVIEARGGSAGGHGSMAGARVPLRGLSPAGRKKLEQEIVSAFLKAFGVKSRRPQRIV; encoded by the coding sequence ATGACCCCCGCGTCCCGCAGCCGCTCGCGGCCGCGCCCCCGGCCACGCCCCGCCCGGCCCGCCCGCGGCTCCGCCGAGGCGCGCCGGGCCGAGGGGCAGCGCGCCAAGCTCGACCGGCTCGTCGCCTTCGCGAAGGGGCGCCGGCGCGCGCTGGTGCTCACCCACGACAACCCCGACCCGGACGCGCTCGCCGCCGCCGTGGCGCTCGCCTACATCCTCGAGAAGCTCGCCGGGGTCCGCGCCCAGGTGGCCTACGGCGGCATCGTGGGCCGCGCCGAGAACCGCGCCTTCCTGAGGGTGCTGAGGCTGCCGGTCACGCCCATCTCGCGGGTGGTCTTCGCCGAGCACGACCTCATCTGCATGGTGGACACCCAGCCGGAGCAGGGGAACCACTCGCTCCCGGCGCGCCACTTCCCCGACGTGGTCATCGACCACCACCCGGAGCGCCCGGAGACCCGCAACGTCCGCTTCGCCGACGTGGGCGGGCGGCTCGGCGCCACCTCCACCGTCCTCACCGAGTACATCCGCGCGAGCGGGCTGCCCCTCCCGCCGTCCATCGCGACGGCGCTCTACTACGGGATCAAGGCCGACACCCGCGACCTCGGCCGGGAGACCACGCCGCCGGACGTCGCGAGCTACCTCTGGCTCTTCCCGCAGGTGGACAAGGAGGCCCTCGCGGCCATCGAGCACCCGCGGCTGCCCATCGAGTACTTCCGCCTGTACCACACGGCCATCGAGCGGGCGCAGGTCTACGACGCCGCGGTGGTCTGCGACGTGGGGAGCATCTACTCGCCCGACATGGTGGCCGAGGTGGCGGAGCGGTTCCTGTTCCTCGGCGAGGTGAAGTGGTCGCTCGCCTGGGCCGACTACGAGGGGCAGCTCTTCTTCTCCCTCCGCACCAGCGACCGGCGCATGAACGCGGGCCGGCTCATCCGGGAGGTCATCGAGGCCCGCGGCGGCTCGGCCGGAGGCCACGGCTCGATGGCGGGCGCCCGGGTGCCGCTCCGGGGGCTCTCCCCGGCCGGCCGCAAGAAGCTCGAGCAGGAGATCGTGTCGGCGTTCCTCAAGGCCTTCGGCGTGAAGAGCCGCCGGCCGCAGCGCATCGTGTGA